A region of the Synergistaceae bacterium genome:
CCATAAACGGACGGAAAAGCCCCGGCGAAAATTGTATTATGGCCATGACAACAGGCGGAATTGTCGCGATTATTGACCCGACTGTAGGAATGAAGTTTAGCAGGAATGTTAATACCCCCCAGCCCGCCGCAAGCCTCACGCCCAAGACCGTAAGCACAAGCCACGCGCATACACCAGTAGCAAAGCTGATCAGAGTCAGAGTCCCAAGATACTGGCTGACCTGCTCGGAAATCGTAGAAAGAATTTTGCGTACACGCTCGGAATTTCTGCCGAAAGCCTTGTTGATTTTGTCGTCAAGAAAAGGTGCCTCAATCATCATGAACATCAAGAATACCAGCGTCATGACAAATTTGCTTGACAGGGCGATGATGACGGATGAAATGTTGCTTGTGTTGCTGCGTAAAATCGCGAACCAGTCAAAATTTTTCACGGCCTCCGGGGGTACGCTCAATGTCTGCATGAGACTTACTGACCATTCTATGAGCTTGTCGGAGTATTCTGTGTAGACGTGCGCGAACTCGACAACCTGAGACGCTACGAACTTGAAGCCAAGAAGCCCGACTCCAGAGAGAATGGCGAACACGAGAATTACATTTGACCAGGCATTGAAGCGCAGAACGTTGCCGATTTTTATCACTGGCCTTAGCATTTGCAGAATGAACCAGGCAATAACCAGCGGGATAAATACATTGCTTGCGACATTGAGGACAAAGCACAGCGTTACAGCCGAAAGAAAACCGATGAGGGCGAGAAGCATTTTCATGTGAATGAATATTCATCTCCTGTTCTGTTTTATTGGGAATGGAAATATTATAGCGCATAAAAAAAGACTCCCCCCGGTTAAATTCGGGAGGAGTCCGGGAATTTTTCGTGAATGCTATTTAAGCTCGGAGAAGTACTTGATTGTGCGTACCATCTGGCATGTGTAGCTGTTCTCGTTGTCGTACCATGAAACAACCTGTACGAGCGTCATATCATCGCCTACGGGCTTGCACTTTGTCTGAGTCGCGTCAAAGATTGACCCTGCTGTGCTGTCGATGATGTCGGAAGATACAATCTCTTCTGTGTTGTACTCGAATGACTCTGTCTCTTCCTTCTTCATCTGCTCGTTGACCTGCTCTTTTGTCCACGTGCCTTTGACGACAGCGTCAAGGATTGTTGTTGAGCCTGTCGGAGTCGGGACTCTCTGCGCTGCGCCGTCAAGTTTCCCGGCCAGCTCAGGAATTACGAGTCCGATAGCTTTTGCCGCGCCTGTTGAGTTAGGCACTATGTTGCAGGCCGCCGCCCTTGCGCGTCTCAAATCGCCTTTGCGGTGAGGGCCGTCAAGAATCATCTGATCCCCTGTGTAGGCGTGTACTGTCGTCATGAATCCTGACACTATCGGGGCAAGGTCATTGAGGGCTTTGGCCATAGGCGCGAGGCAGTTTGTTGTGCAGCTTGCCGCGGAGATGATTGTGTCTGTAGGCTTCAGTGTCTTGTGATTGACATTGTAGACGATTGTCGGAAGGTCATTGCCTGCGGGGGCGGAGATTACGACTTTGCGCGCACCTGCTTTGATGTGTGCTTCAGCCTTTGCTTTTGACGCATAGAACCCGGAGCACTCAAGAACTACATCAACCTTCAGATCTCCCCAGGGAAGCTCCTCGGCTTTGGGCATGGCGTAAATTGTGATTGTCTTTCCGTCTACAGTGATTGTGCCTTTGTCATCGTCAAAATCTACTTTGTGCGGGTAACGTCCGTGTGTTGTGTCGAACTTGAGAAGGTGAGCGAGCATTTTAGGTTTCACAAGGTCATTGATTGCGACGACTTCATAGCCTTCTGCGTCAAACATCTGGCGGAAAGCAAGCCTGCCGATTCTGCCGAAGCCGTTGATAGCAACTCTTACAGCCATAATTAATTTTTCCTCCTGTTATGTGAATGCGACTATTATACAACAATTCAGGCGCAAAAAAAGACCCGGCATTGTCCGCCGGATCTCTTTGGGTTGGAGTTATATTTACTGGGAAAATTTCTGCCGTTAGCCCTGAAGGAGGCTCATCACTGACTGCGGGAGCTGGTTTGCCTGAGCAAGCATACTTGTACCGCTCTGGTTGAGGATCTGCAGCTTCACGAACTCCATCATTGTCTGGGCCATGTCCGCGTCTCTTATTCTGGACTCCGCCGCTGTCAGGTTGGACATTGTTGTTGTCAGGTTCTCGCTTGTGTAGTCGAGCGCGTTCTGGTACGCTCCGATTTTGGCGCGCTGTGATGACACTTTGCTGATTGCCGCGTCAATGAGGCCGATTGATTTCGAGGCCGACTCGCGTGTCGTAACGTTGATGTTCGTAACGCCGATTGAAGCCGCTGACATGTTGCCGATGTCTATTGCGATGTCTTCTCCCTCATTCGCGCCGATCTGGAAGACCGTTGAGCTGTCGACAATGTGAATTGTTGCCTCGTATGTCGTATCATCGGGTGAGAGAATGAAATTCTTTTCCGCGTCGCTCCACACCGCTTTGATGTTGGCTGTCGGGTCAAACTCGATGTCAACGTTCGGGTGAAGGACTCCAACAAGTTTGTTGTCTGACACTTTGATGTTCGTCGCGCCGGGGATGGCGATTCCCGTGTGAGCGTCATATATTGATGCCCTGAATGCCGTTGTTGTGCCTGCTTTTACTTCATTGAGCGCGAATGTGTTGATTAAATCCTCGTCATCGCTGCTAAATGTAAGCTCACCGCCCGCGCCGGGAAGCACTGACCTGAACATGAACGTGCCGGGAACTGTCTCAAGTCCCTGTGAGTCTTCGCTGCCTTTCTCGACAAACGTGCAGAACTTGCTTGCGCCGGAGCCGTCAACATATGCGCCCTGCCCTAACTCTGTGCCGATTGCGTAGTTGAATTTGGCCTGAAGCTCGCGGATTGTGTCAGTCCCGTAAAGCGTTACTGTCGCGCTTTTGCCGTCGCCCTGATTGATTGTGATTGTCTTGGGAGTCTCAAGCATGAACACGCCGGAGCTGTTCCAGAACGTATTGAGGTCGCGAAGTTTCGTATCAAGCGTGGCTGTCTTGCCGATGTAAGCCGCTGTGAATGAGGCCAGCGGGTCGTCGTCTTTAGCAGCGGGAGCTTTTGTCGAGAAATCTTCAGTTGTCGTTAGGATAATATCGCCTTCATAGACTGAACCGTTATCGCCGTTTACGTAGAAATTACGGAAATGTATCTCCTTGCTGTCAAGGTCTGCACCCGCAGTAAGTCCAAATGTTACAGCATTTCCGCTCGCGTAACTTCCGTCATCTGCACATGTTACAGTTGCAGGGTCAGTTCCCCATTTGTTCGGCCAGTTTTCATCCTGAACGCCTGAAATCGATACTCCTGTGCCGGCTGCTGTGTAGGTGTAGACAAACTTTGTGCCGACTTCGATGTTGTCCGCATTTGCAAGCGTGAGCGTACAGGCATCAGCAGCCCCCAGTCCGAGTTTGTCGCCGATATTTTTCGTGGTTGACGTTACTATAATCTCGTCCTCAAGGTAATTATCTACATTGCCGTCTTTGCCGAGCACGTTCGATGTTGCCCGGAGCGTTACGCTTCCATCCGCGCCTGTTCCTGTCTTTGACACAACCTCGAAAAGCACGCTTGCGTTGGCTGTCTGTGTCGTGCCGCCTCCGAATGTTACCGCGGCGATCGCATTCGCGGCAGTGCCTGAACCAGCGTTATAGAAGCCTGTAAGTTTCGCGCCCTCTGCCGCTGTTGTCTTCTTGACCGTGTAATCCCCCGCCGGAAGGTTGTCGACAGTAACATCCTTTATGCCCTTGTCCGAATCAACTACCTTGTCCGTGATTACATTGGGGTGCTTGATGGTCATCACTGAGGACTTCTGAACCTGCCCCGCTCCTGTCTGGCTGGGGTCAACATTCACCGTGATTTTGTAGTTGCCCTCAAAGGATTTCTTCTGCCCGAACTGGTCAATCTCCCTCAGCGAGCCGCGAACGTATACTTTCACGCTCTGATTGCTAGATGATGTGATTCCCGCTGATGAGCCGTCAAGAAGCCTCTTCTTGTTGAACTGTGTAGTCTTTGCGATTCTGTCTATCTGATCCTGTAACTGATCTATTTCCTGCTGTATATAGCTTCTGTCCTGTGATGTGAGTGTGTCGTTGCTGGCCTGAACCGCAAGCTCGCGCATTCTCTGGAGCATTGAGTTGGTCTCGCCTAACGCGCCTTCAGCAACCTGAAGCATTGATGTAGCGTCCTGAGTGTTACGGATTGCCACTTCAAGGCCGGAAATCTGAGCGCGCATTTTCTCGGAGATCGCGAACCCTGCCGCGTCATCTGCCGCTGAATTTATGCGGAGTCCTGTTGACAACTTCTGTATTGTCTTCTCCATCGCGTTATTCGTCGCATTGAGCGAGTTATACGCCGTGAGTGCCGGTATGTTGTGATATATCCTCATTGTGTGTAAGCCTCCTGCAAACGGTGAAATTTGTCTCCGTCTCTCAAATTTTGGGTTTTGTGCTGCATTCCCTTGCAGTGTATCGGCTTCCCTGCCCTCACGTGTTATATATCGGCCTGCGATTTTGAGACTTTAATTTTTGCGGGCGGGCATGATTTGACATTGGCGCGAAATTTGGTATTATACCTTTCGTTTTGCCAGACGGGTGGTTAGTTCAGAGGTAGAACGCTTCCTTGACACGGAAGAGGTCAGAAGTTCGATTCTTCTATCACCCATCACAGAAAAGGGACTCGCATTCGGTGCGGGTCTCTTGTTTTATGTCTGGCCATGTGAAAATTTCCCCGTTCCCTCTGCGCCCCCTCTCTGCCCTCGCCTTTCGCAGGGTTGACCCCTCCGCGACCCCTCCGTCCTTCGGACACCTCCCCTTTCGCAGAGTTGTCGACCCCTCCGCCTTGCAGGCACCTCCCCTTTCGCAGGGGAGGCAAGAGCCTCGGCGCGAGTCCCTCGTCCCCCCTGCCAAGGGGGGAGGGAGCGCAAGCGGAAGGGGGGTAGCCCTGCCAAGGGGGGATTTAGGGGGGTAGTTTTTGCGGTGGGATTTGATGGGGAATACGGGGGATAAAAGTATAGCCTATTCCTGAGTCGCGGTGTCGTCCCTGCGTGTGTCGCGGCGGTTTCTGTTTCTCCGTCTTGGGTAACGGCTCTGCGGGGCGGGATTCCTTGCTCCGGCTTTCTCGTTAAGCTCGCGCTGTACACGGACTCGCAGTGTAGCCGGGCCGGGCATTCTGACTTCTTCCGGCTCAAATTTCGGGATTACTACGACTTTTCTTGACGGGGATTCGCCGACTGACTCGGTCGTAACATCGCTGCGGTTCTTCAGCGTTGTGTGAATTACCCAGCGTTCCCAGCTTGCCATAGGGTCAAGCCTGACGGGTCTGCCGAATTTCACCGCCTGCCGTGCTGTAGCCTCCGCGAGACGCTCAAGACTCTTAGTCCTCCGTTCACGGTAGCCACATGAGTCGATCTTTATTCGCGGCTCTGTCTTAGGGTCTCTCAGCGCAAGATTCACGATGTACTCAAGCCCCTTCAGCGCGTCCCCGTAACGCCCGACAACGTAATCTGCGGCATCATCGCCCTGAATGTCGATCATATTCCGCTCAGTCTCAGACATGGCCGGGTGTGCGTCAAAATCCATAAGCCTCAGAATTTCGCCGACAAACTCAAGTCCCCTCGCCATAATATCCGGGCGGGCATTCGCTGTAACCTCAACGCGGATTTTCTTGCTCCCGAACAAACCCAGAAATCCGTCGCGCTCCGTGCTGAGTATTTCCGCGTGCAGATCCTCAACGGGTAATTTCCACTGCCGGGAAGCCTCGTTCAATGCCTCCTGAACGTCAGGGACTTCAAGCGTTATTTTTCTTTCCTGAATCATTTTGTCTTTGGTTTCTCCTTGTACAGCGTGGGCTTCTGACTCATTTCCTCGCTCGTTTTCTTTGAGACTCTGAGCTGGTGAATTATTCCCATCAGTGAGGACACTCCCCAGTAGAGCAGGACTCCCCCCGGAAGCCCGAAGCATATAAACGTCAGGAACAGCGGCATAAACCAGTTCATCATAGCCATCTGAGAATTTCCCGCGCTCGTCAAATGCTGCTGCAGCCACGTAAGATAGGCAATCAGTATCAGCAGTATGAAGTTGAATATCCATGTCCCAATGTGCGAGAAGAGGAGTCCCAGATTCGTGAATGACGAAAGAAATACCATGATGAAGCCGAGCTGCTCATCAGGAATCCTCACGCCGGACTCGTCAACAAGATTCAGCGCGTTGGCTACTGTCGTAAGGACACTCCCGCCAAGGTTCACGCCGAAAAATGTAACGTCCGTGAATGCCTCTGTCTTTGTCAGGTCATACAGTACCCCGTACAGTAATATGAATATCGGTAGCTGTATGATTAACGGAAGGCAGCCGCTTGCCGGGTTCACTTTGTTGTCCTTGTAGAGTGCCATTGTCTCTTGATTGAGTCGGTCTTTGTCGTCCGAGTATTTCTCCTGCAAGACCTTCAATTGAGGCTGCAATTTCTGCATTTTCTGCATACTGTTCATTTGCTTGACCGTAAGAGGGTGCATAAGGAGACGGACTAGCAGAGTCAGCGCGATGATTGCCAGACCCCATGCGAAATTTGTACCGATTCCGATTGATGTAATGCCGCTGTGGATTGTCTCAAGAAGTGCCAGCAGCAATGATTTTGCCTGTGCCCACATGTATTATTGTTTCACCTCTCGTAATTTTTTCGGCGGAAGGTCAACGCCCCCCGGATTCCAGAATCCGCACTTTAACAGCCTCTTCACCGTCAGCAAAGTCCCGCGCAAGAATCCCCATTCCTCGTAAACGCTTATGGCATAGTTTGAGCATGTCGGGTAAAAGCGGCAGTTATTGCCTAAGTACGGTGATATTGCAGACTGGTATATGCGGATTAAGATTATAGCGATGTACTTCATTTGATGAGCTTCCTGCGTAACATTAGGGTTTCGAGTTCGCGCTGAATGTCTGTTGATTTTGATGTGAGTCCTTTGTCCTGTAACAGTAATACTATCTTCATGCCTGAGATTATACGCCCGGAAATTTCGCGGAAGGCCGCCCGCAATATTCTGCGCCCCCTCGTG
Encoded here:
- a CDS encoding AI-2E family transporter, with translation MKMLLALIGFLSAVTLCFVLNVASNVFIPLVIAWFILQMLRPVIKIGNVLRFNAWSNVILVFAILSGVGLLGFKFVASQVVEFAHVYTEYSDKLIEWSVSLMQTLSVPPEAVKNFDWFAILRSNTSNISSVIIALSSKFVMTLVFLMFMMIEAPFLDDKINKAFGRNSERVRKILSTISEQVSQYLGTLTLISFATGVCAWLVLTVLGVRLAAGWGVLTFLLNFIPTVGSIIATIPPVVMAIIQFSPGLFRPFMVLVSLAAIQLLIGNVITPKVMGDKLGVSPVMILLSLLLWGMIWGIPGALLSTPIISIIKIVCENIPVMHPIAVLIGSTESVRKLAEVKTPEAVGNVVETVKKKIAETAKKVRLPRRKKGREK
- the gap gene encoding type I glyceraldehyde-3-phosphate dehydrogenase; this encodes MAVRVAINGFGRIGRLAFRQMFDAEGYEVVAINDLVKPKMLAHLLKFDTTHGRYPHKVDFDDDKGTITVDGKTITIYAMPKAEELPWGDLKVDVVLECSGFYASKAKAEAHIKAGARKVVISAPAGNDLPTIVYNVNHKTLKPTDTIISAASCTTNCLAPMAKALNDLAPIVSGFMTTVHAYTGDQMILDGPHRKGDLRRARAAACNIVPNSTGAAKAIGLVIPELAGKLDGAAQRVPTPTGSTTILDAVVKGTWTKEQVNEQMKKEETESFEYNTEEIVSSDIIDSTAGSIFDATQTKCKPVGDDMTLVQVVSWYDNENSYTCQMVRTIKYFSELK
- a CDS encoding flagellin, translated to MRIYHNIPALTAYNSLNATNNAMEKTIQKLSTGLRINSAADDAAGFAISEKMRAQISGLEVAIRNTQDATSMLQVAEGALGETNSMLQRMRELAVQASNDTLTSQDRSYIQQEIDQLQDQIDRIAKTTQFNKKRLLDGSSAGITSSSNQSVKVYVRGSLREIDQFGQKKSFEGNYKITVNVDPSQTGAGQVQKSSVMTIKHPNVITDKVVDSDKGIKDVTVDNLPAGDYTVKKTTAAEGAKLTGFYNAGSGTAANAIAAVTFGGGTTQTANASVLFEVVSKTGTGADGSVTLRATSNVLGKDGNVDNYLEDEIIVTSTTKNIGDKLGLGAADACTLTLANADNIEVGTKFVYTYTAAGTGVSISGVQDENWPNKWGTDPATVTCADDGSYASGNAVTFGLTAGADLDSKEIHFRNFYVNGDNGSVYEGDIILTTTEDFSTKAPAAKDDDPLASFTAAYIGKTATLDTKLRDLNTFWNSSGVFMLETPKTITINQGDGKSATVTLYGTDTIRELQAKFNYAIGTELGQGAYVDGSGASKFCTFVEKGSEDSQGLETVPGTFMFRSVLPGAGGELTFSSDDEDLINTFALNEVKAGTTTAFRASIYDAHTGIAIPGATNIKVSDNKLVGVLHPNVDIEFDPTANIKAVWSDAEKNFILSPDDTTYEATIHIVDSSTVFQIGANEGEDIAIDIGNMSAASIGVTNINVTTRESASKSIGLIDAAISKVSSQRAKIGAYQNALDYTSENLTTTMSNLTAAESRIRDADMAQTMMEFVKLQILNQSGTSMLAQANQLPQSVMSLLQG
- a CDS encoding Jag N-terminal domain-containing protein translates to MIQERKITLEVPDVQEALNEASRQWKLPVEDLHAEILSTERDGFLGLFGSKKIRVEVTANARPDIMARGLEFVGEILRLMDFDAHPAMSETERNMIDIQGDDAADYVVGRYGDALKGLEYIVNLALRDPKTEPRIKIDSCGYRERRTKSLERLAEATARQAVKFGRPVRLDPMASWERWVIHTTLKNRSDVTTESVGESPSRKVVVIPKFEPEEVRMPGPATLRVRVQRELNEKAGARNPAPQSRYPRRRNRNRRDTRRDDTATQE
- a CDS encoding YidC/Oxa1 family membrane protein insertase, with amino-acid sequence MWAQAKSLLLALLETIHSGITSIGIGTNFAWGLAIIALTLLVRLLMHPLTVKQMNSMQKMQKLQPQLKVLQEKYSDDKDRLNQETMALYKDNKVNPASGCLPLIIQLPIFILLYGVLYDLTKTEAFTDVTFFGVNLGGSVLTTVANALNLVDESGVRIPDEQLGFIMVFLSSFTNLGLLFSHIGTWIFNFILLILIAYLTWLQQHLTSAGNSQMAMMNWFMPLFLTFICFGLPGGVLLYWGVSSLMGIIHQLRVSKKTSEEMSQKPTLYKEKPKTK
- the yidD gene encoding membrane protein insertion efficiency factor YidD, which encodes MKYIAIILIRIYQSAISPYLGNNCRFYPTCSNYAISVYEEWGFLRGTLLTVKRLLKCGFWNPGGVDLPPKKLREVKQ
- the rnpA gene encoding ribonuclease P protein component translates to MLRVSRLRKGREFDEIFRTGARINGGLVRILYLRGDDGGIKFGCAVGKRQGKAHIRTRGRRILRAAFREISGRIISGMKIVLLLQDKGLTSKSTDIQRELETLMLRRKLIK